A window of Ruminiclostridium herbifermentans genomic DNA:
TCTTTTAATAGGATAGCTGCATTCTCATTTGCATGCTTTATAGAGAAGGCATTAAAAAAACCGTCTCAATAGTTATTATAACCAAAACGGTTTTTTAGTTACTACTAAAGCTTTCTCTCATTCACCTTTTCAAAATATTTTTTAGTCTCTGCTACTACTACACCACTGAGGGCCAGTAGAGCTAAAAGATTAGGAAATGCCATTAATCCATTAAAAATATCTGCAATCTCCCAAACAGCATTGATTGCTAAAAATGGTCCCATAAATATAGCTAATATATAAAGCCAACGGTATACAAGTACGAACTTCATATTTCCGTTAGTTAAATACTCCATGCAACGCTCACTATAATAATTCCATCCTAAGATTGTTGTAAATGCAAAGAAAGCAAGGCTAAGCATAAGTATAAATACACCTAAAGAAGGAGCAAATGGAAAACCAGACTGGAATGCCTTCTGTGTTACAGCTGCACCCTCTAGCCCTATATTCCATGCACCAGTTGTTATAATACATAGACCTGTCATAGTACAGATAATAATTGTATCTATAAAGGTTCCTGTCATGGATACAAGTCCTTGACGAACAGGTTCGTGCGTTTTTGCAGCCGCGGCCGCAATTGGTGCACTACCTAAACCTGATTCATTTGAGAAAATACCACGAGCAATACCTTTTTGCATCGCAACCATCATAGCACCTAAAGCACCGCCGCCTACAGCTCTAAGACCAAATGCACCTTCAAATACCTGTACAAGAGCATTTGGAATTGCTTTGTAATTTACACATATAACAATAATTGCAGCAATAACATAAAATATTGCCATAAATGGTACTACAACTTGAGAAACAGAAGCAATTCTTTTTAGTCCACCAATAATAACAAGTCCAGCACACAAAGTTACTACTACTGCTGTTATTACCACAGTCCAAGAATAGCTTTTACCCAGCAAAGAAACAGTCCATTCATTATTAGCATCAAAGAAATTGCGAACCGAATCAGATATTCCATTAATTTGAGTCATAGTTCCTATACCTAAAAGTCCTGCACATGCTCCAAAAAATGCAAATGCCTTAGCAAGCCACTTCCAATTTTTGCCCATACCATTTTCTATGTAATAGAATGGTCCACCTAAAACATGACCATCTGCATCGATTTTACGATATTTAATTGCTAAAAGACCTTCAGCATATTTAGTAGCCATACCAAAGAAAGCTGCTATCCACATCCAAAAAAGTGCACCTGGTCCACCTGCTACAATTGCCGTTGCAACACCTACAATATTTCCTGTACCAATAGTGGCCGACAGCGCTGTACAAAGTGCTCCAAAGCTTGAAACCTCTCCCTTTCCACCTTCTTCATTTTTAACCATATAGTAAAGTGCTCTAGGAAGATGCCTAACCTGTAATAAGCCCATGCGTATTGTGAATTGGATACCTACTAATAAAACCAATGCTATTAGCGGAATACCCCACACAATCCCATCAAACCATGAAATAAAACTACTAACCTGTTCTAACATTAACATTACCATTCCCTTCTTGATATTTTGAATCAAAAACAAAGCAATTTAACAAGTTACATTGCTCTGAACTAAAAAAAGCCAAAACATAAATGTTCTGACCTCCAAAAGAGAAAGGATTAAGCTATAAGCTCTGTCCTTTTGCCTGAGAGACTGGTAAATAAATAATTATCTACCTTGCACCTTCGGCGCCCAAACGGGACTCTCCAGAGAACGATTCTCTATCATATAATCGGAAAAAGAAAATTTATGTAGAATCGCATACATAATTTATCATAATTAGTGCTATAATGCAAAAGATTTTTATAATTTATTATAATTATTTTAATTTTAATGTTCTATGCCGAACACAGATAAAAATGTCATCATAATATAACGATGGAAACTCACAAATATTAGCATCATAGTATGGAGTAGAAATTGACACTGTCTGATTTAGATTTTTGAAAACTAAAACTTACTAAATTGTTAGAAATGACTATGCCTTACTAAAATATTATCTTTTAAATTCAAACTTTCTAGGATATTTAGCTAGCGCTGCGGACATTAAGCAAAGCAGTACTGTTTTGCAGCTTCAATTGATTTTGCTATATTAAAATCATATTTATTAAGCAATACAAACAGCCTGAATATAATTAGGTAACTGATTAGACACAGTAATATTAATACCGCGTTATTTATCAATAAAAAGTCAGCTTAAATTATTCTGCATACTCTGCAAATACAAAAAGCCAATCCCTCGTTAAAAGCAATCAGCCCTTCAAAAATTTCAGTTCACAGTCTACCTTAGCTATTGACATAGAATAATTTTTTATATAAAGCTAACCTTTTATTATTACAAGATTACAGGACGTATCATTCATAATTTAACCTGCACCACTTGATCCAATTTAAGCGTGTCCGGTGTTACTATACAATCAAATGCTAGAATTTTAACTCCTGCCGCTGCCGCCTCCCTTAGTGCATTACCAAATTGGAGGT
This region includes:
- a CDS encoding alanine/glycine:cation symporter family protein, whose protein sequence is MLEQVSSFISWFDGIVWGIPLIALVLLVGIQFTIRMGLLQVRHLPRALYYMVKNEEGGKGEVSSFGALCTALSATIGTGNIVGVATAIVAGGPGALFWMWIAAFFGMATKYAEGLLAIKYRKIDADGHVLGGPFYYIENGMGKNWKWLAKAFAFFGACAGLLGIGTMTQINGISDSVRNFFDANNEWTVSLLGKSYSWTVVITAVVVTLCAGLVIIGGLKRIASVSQVVVPFMAIFYVIAAIIVICVNYKAIPNALVQVFEGAFGLRAVGGGALGAMMVAMQKGIARGIFSNESGLGSAPIAAAAAKTHEPVRQGLVSMTGTFIDTIIICTMTGLCIITTGAWNIGLEGAAVTQKAFQSGFPFAPSLGVFILMLSLAFFAFTTILGWNYYSERCMEYLTNGNMKFVLVYRWLYILAIFMGPFLAINAVWEIADIFNGLMAFPNLLALLALSGVVVAETKKYFEKVNERKL